In Helicobacter kayseriensis, one genomic interval encodes:
- a CDS encoding DASS family sodium-coupled anion symporter → MKYFKILIPLICGIFVYLLPIPDGLTHPTWVYFSIFVGLIIGLILEPVPPAFVGMIALVLAIVFKVGPNGSGDPQSMVSASEAIKWGLSGFANPVVWLIFSAFSIGLGFSKTGLGERIAFLLVSKLGKSSLGLGYAIAIVDLILAPFIPSNAARSGGTIFPIVTSVAPMFQSLASQNPRKIGSYLVWVGLSSSCVTSSIFLTGQAPNPLALSLVAQNGIEVVDWMGWFLAFLPMGMILFILTPLLAYWIYPPEVKGSLEISIWAREKYQALGKMPLKQIYMILIALVGLVLWIGASFFGINPTTTALIVVVLMVSLGVITWEDFLSNKSAWGTLVWFASLVTMAGGIKNVGFLDYLTQILGSSLIGLSPLVSMILLLLLFSWLRYFFASGTAYVTAVIAIFTTFVSAIPELNPAEVMLILLLPMGFMGIITPYGTGCSPLWFGSGYIKGPQFFLLGGIFAFIYLAIYIVIGIPWVKFIFSHLVLH, encoded by the coding sequence ATGAAGTATTTCAAGATTTTGATCCCATTGATTTGTGGGATTTTTGTCTATCTTTTGCCTATTCCAGATGGGCTTACACATCCCACTTGGGTTTATTTCTCTATTTTTGTGGGATTGATTATCGGGCTGATTTTAGAGCCTGTTCCGCCAGCATTTGTAGGGATGATTGCATTGGTTTTGGCGATTGTGTTCAAAGTCGGTCCAAATGGATCAGGAGATCCGCAATCTATGGTTAGTGCATCAGAGGCGATCAAATGGGGGTTGAGTGGGTTTGCCAATCCTGTTGTGTGGTTGATTTTTTCTGCTTTTAGTATCGGTTTGGGTTTTTCTAAGACTGGACTTGGAGAGAGGATCGCCTTTTTGCTTGTATCAAAGCTTGGGAAATCTTCTCTTGGGCTTGGTTATGCTATCGCGATCGTGGATTTGATTTTGGCTCCTTTTATCCCAAGCAATGCTGCGCGTAGCGGAGGGACGATTTTCCCTATTGTGACAAGTGTAGCTCCTATGTTTCAAAGCCTTGCATCACAAAACCCAAGGAAAATCGGATCTTATCTTGTGTGGGTAGGGTTGAGTAGTAGCTGTGTTACAAGTTCGATTTTTTTGACAGGACAGGCCCCCAACCCCTTGGCATTGTCCCTTGTGGCTCAAAATGGAATCGAAGTCGTGGATTGGATGGGGTGGTTTTTGGCATTTTTGCCGATGGGGATGATTCTTTTTATCTTAACTCCTCTTTTGGCATATTGGATCTATCCTCCAGAGGTTAAGGGGTCTTTGGAGATCTCAATATGGGCTAGGGAGAAGTATCAAGCACTTGGGAAAATGCCACTTAAGCAGATTTATATGATTTTGATCGCTTTGGTGGGGCTTGTGCTTTGGATTGGAGCTTCATTTTTTGGGATCAATCCAACGACGACGGCTTTGATTGTAGTGGTTTTAATGGTGTCTTTGGGCGTGATTACTTGGGAAGATTTTTTGAGCAATAAATCTGCTTGGGGGACTTTGGTATGGTTTGCCTCACTTGTGACGATGGCAGGAGGGATCAAAAATGTCGGATTTTTGGACTATTTGACACAGATTCTTGGATCTTCTTTGATTGGATTGTCTCCATTGGTCTCGATGATTTTGTTGCTTTTGCTGTTTTCATGGCTTCGATACTTTTTTGCCTCAGGGACTGCTTATGTCACTGCTGTGATTGCTATTTTTACGACTTTTGTGAGTGCGATTCCTGAGCTAAATCCTGCAGAAGTGATGCTTATTTTGCTCTTACCGATGGGATTTATGGGGATTATTACTCCTTATGGGACAGGTTGTTCTCCCTTGTGGTTTGGAAGTGGATATATCAAAGGCCCTCAGTTTTTCTTACTTGGAGGTATTTTTGCATTTATTTATCTTGCCATTTACATTGTAATTGGAATCCCTTGGGTGAAGTTTATTTTCTCTCATCTTGTTTTGCATTGA
- a CDS encoding phytoene desaturase family protein, whose protein sequence is MKKYDAIIIGSGLGGLTCGATLAKKGKKVLVLEQHNLIGGCATCFSRKGMLVDAGLHEIDFGTPEMDQKHYIFDQLGLWEKVNFIPLPTAWSIQVGDQHYTIPHKNTAQALKKMFPHESRGIDRYFKMMKLQTKKVVRFPFEMKFFSFFFAPITTLPFLLYNAITNRTTGKILDDCIKDSKLKRILNINIVYYHHDPYKFIWSFHAIPQYNYYTQGMYVKGGSQALSNAIASIITEGGGEVRTKSDVTDILLEGNKAIGVRYIDKKSKEEVEVYADCVVANCDPMIVYQTLLPQNRSYAKDLQITKNFPITTSLISIYMIFDKNPNDLYSDMDYSTFIVNPTNFEKDFKESDCENMSYEEMDFVFVNYSKVDSGLSDREDRHLGVITTYGKYEDWDLDKESYQNKKAEVKKILEDRLEKAFPGIMAHCIHSELSTPKTIQRYIRTRKGTPYGYDQNQEGYIGRERFKSKTIKNLYFASAFGFPGGGFTGAILTGFRTGRKILDPYAWPRKLALCVLFGFGISKAIELILRSL, encoded by the coding sequence ATGAAAAAATATGATGCGATCATTATAGGTTCTGGGCTTGGTGGGCTTACATGTGGAGCAACACTCGCAAAAAAAGGAAAAAAAGTCCTTGTTCTTGAGCAACACAACCTTATCGGAGGATGCGCGACTTGTTTTTCTCGCAAGGGAATGCTTGTAGATGCGGGTTTGCACGAAATTGATTTTGGGACGCCAGAAATGGATCAAAAACACTACATTTTTGATCAACTAGGATTGTGGGAAAAGGTCAATTTTATCCCTCTTCCTACAGCGTGGAGTATCCAAGTGGGAGATCAACACTATACAATCCCGCACAAAAACACAGCCCAAGCCCTCAAAAAAATGTTTCCTCACGAATCTAGGGGGATTGATCGATATTTTAAAATGATGAAATTGCAGACAAAAAAGGTCGTCCGCTTTCCTTTTGAGATGAAGTTTTTCTCATTTTTCTTTGCGCCAATCACCACGCTCCCTTTCCTCCTCTACAATGCCATCACCAACCGCACCACAGGAAAGATCTTAGATGACTGCATTAAAGATTCTAAACTCAAAAGAATCCTAAACATCAACATCGTGTATTACCATCACGATCCTTATAAATTCATTTGGAGCTTTCACGCAATCCCTCAATACAACTATTACACGCAAGGAATGTATGTCAAAGGAGGCTCCCAAGCGCTCTCAAATGCGATTGCAAGCATCATCACAGAAGGAGGTGGGGAGGTGCGCACCAAATCTGATGTGACAGATATTTTATTGGAGGGCAATAAGGCCATTGGCGTGCGCTATATCGACAAGAAGAGCAAAGAAGAAGTGGAAGTCTATGCAGATTGTGTTGTTGCAAATTGTGATCCAATGATTGTCTATCAAACACTTCTCCCACAAAACAGAAGCTATGCCAAAGACCTCCAAATCACAAAAAACTTCCCTATCACTACCTCGCTGATCTCTATCTATATGATTTTTGATAAAAACCCCAATGATCTCTATTCAGATATGGACTACAGCACTTTTATTGTCAATCCCACAAATTTTGAAAAAGATTTTAAAGAATCAGATTGCGAAAATATGAGCTATGAAGAGATGGATTTTGTTTTTGTCAATTATTCAAAAGTCGATAGTGGTTTGAGTGATCGAGAGGATCGCCACTTAGGCGTCATCACAACTTATGGGAAATATGAAGATTGGGATCTTGACAAAGAAAGCTATCAAAACAAAAAAGCAGAGGTCAAAAAGATTTTGGAAGATCGATTAGAAAAAGCTTTTCCTGGGATTATGGCGCATTGTATCCACTCAGAGCTTTCAACTCCCAAAACGATCCAACGCTACATTCGCACAAGAAAAGGCACTCCTTATGGATATGACCAAAACCAAGAAGGCTATATTGGAAGAGAACGATTCAAAAGCAAAACCATCAAAAATCTTTATTTTGCTTCAGCGTTTGGATTCCCAGGGGGAGGATTTACTGGAGCGATCCTTACGGGATTTCGCACAGGGCGCAAGATCCTTGATCCTTATGCTTGGCCTAGAAAACTCGCTCTTTGTGTCTTGTTTGGATTTGGAATCTCTAAAGCGATTGAGTTGATTCTACGCTCACTCTAA
- a CDS encoding class II aldolase and adducin N-terminal domain-containing protein codes for MQEPIDFKHSEITERLRSMSLSMFRKNFFGIFHGSISARLGYQQFIINKKRAIFDELVSKDLIALNVQKDYRWNEASIDTPIHAHIYQAHPDAKFIAYAMPPYSVSYSLTHKMLCPLDYFGQRILGKEIPILDPKDYDTWYERAVYEIPQAFSKTNQKFTLIKGYGIYAFDRDLHSLGKTIALIENTCKILHYNASLREI; via the coding sequence ATGCAAGAACCCATAGATTTCAAACACTCAGAGATTACAGAAAGACTTCGCAGTATGTCCCTTTCTATGTTTCGCAAAAACTTTTTTGGAATCTTCCATGGCTCCATATCGGCTAGATTGGGCTATCAGCAATTTATCATCAACAAAAAACGAGCAATCTTTGATGAGCTTGTTTCTAAAGATCTCATTGCTCTTAATGTTCAAAAAGATTATCGATGGAATGAAGCAAGCATTGACACCCCTATTCACGCTCACATCTATCAAGCCCACCCTGATGCCAAATTTATCGCTTATGCAATGCCTCCCTATAGCGTATCTTACTCCCTGACACACAAGATGCTCTGCCCTCTTGATTACTTTGGGCAAAGAATCTTGGGCAAAGAGATTCCGATTTTGGACCCCAAAGATTATGATACTTGGTATGAAAGAGCGGTCTATGAGATTCCGCAAGCTTTCAGCAAAACCAACCAAAAATTCACTCTTATCAAAGGATATGGGATCTATGCCTTTGATCGCGATCTCCACTCCCTTGGCAAAACTATCGCACTTATTGAAAACACTTGCAAGATTTTGCACTATAACGCTAGCCTAAGAGAGATCTAG
- the grpE gene encoding nucleotide exchange factor GrpE encodes MSEEAKENTQESVSQEAPQEEAQQNQEIDYEAKFKELEGEYLRVHADFENVKKRLEREKYQALEYCYEGIAKDLLPVVDTLEKALESAKNAGDEAISEGIKLTLENLLKVLGKHGIEIIAENGEFDPLLHDAIMQVPSSEVEEGQIVQTLQKGYKYKERTLRPAMVSVAKN; translated from the coding sequence ATGAGCGAAGAAGCAAAAGAAAATACTCAAGAAAGCGTATCTCAAGAAGCTCCTCAAGAGGAAGCTCAGCAAAATCAAGAGATTGATTATGAAGCGAAGTTTAAGGAGCTTGAGGGTGAGTATCTGCGTGTTCATGCGGATTTTGAAAATGTAAAAAAACGCTTAGAAAGAGAGAAGTATCAGGCGTTGGAGTATTGCTATGAAGGAATTGCCAAAGATTTACTTCCAGTCGTTGATACACTTGAGAAAGCATTGGAAAGTGCAAAAAATGCAGGAGATGAGGCAATCAGTGAGGGAATCAAACTCACACTTGAGAATCTACTGAAAGTCTTAGGGAAGCACGGGATTGAAATCATCGCAGAAAATGGTGAATTTGATCCACTTTTGCATGATGCGATTATGCAAGTTCCATCTTCTGAAGTTGAAGAAGGGCAGATTGTGCAAACCTTGCAAAAAGGTTATAAGTATAAAGAGCGAACATTGCGTCCAGCGATGGTCAGCGTAGCAAAAAATTAA
- the dnaK gene encoding molecular chaperone DnaK produces the protein MAKVIGIDLGTTNSAMAVYEGNEAKIIANKEGKNTTPSIVAFTDKGEILVGDPAKRQAITNPQKTIYSIKRIMGLMFNEDKAKEAEKRLPYKIVDRNGACAVEIGDKIYTPQEISAKILSKLKEDAESYLGEEVSEAVITVPAYFNDAQRKATKEAGTIAGLNVLRIINEPTSAALAYGLDKKESEKIVVYDLGGGTFDVTVLETGDNVVEVLATGGDAFLGGDDFDNRIIDWAVEEFKSEAGIDLKSDIMALQRLKDASENAKKELSSANETEINLPFITADASGPKHFVKKLTRAKFESLIDDLIEETIAKIDFVIKDAGLSKNDINEVVMVGGSTRVPKVQERVKEFIGKELNKSVNPDEVVAVGAAIQGGVLKGDVKDVLLLDVTPLSLGIETAGGICTKIVERGVTIPTKKSQIFSTYEDNQPAVSINVLQGERELAKDNKSLGRFDLTGIPAAPRGVPQIEVTFDIDANGILTVSAKDKNTGKSQEIKISGSSGLSDSEIEKMVKDAELHKEEDMKRKQVIELRNQADSMAHQTQKMLDENKANVVNADEIQKAIDELKEVAKNENASKEEIESKLQALSQVAQTLAQQAQANPQGGASQSKKDDDVIDAEVE, from the coding sequence ATGGCAAAAGTTATTGGAATCGATTTGGGGACAACAAACTCAGCAATGGCTGTATATGAAGGAAATGAAGCAAAAATCATTGCAAACAAAGAAGGAAAAAATACAACACCTTCGATTGTGGCTTTTACAGATAAGGGTGAGATTTTGGTCGGTGATCCAGCAAAAAGACAAGCGATCACAAACCCTCAAAAGACAATCTATTCAATCAAAAGAATTATGGGCTTGATGTTTAATGAAGACAAGGCAAAGGAAGCAGAAAAAAGACTTCCTTATAAGATTGTCGATCGCAATGGAGCTTGTGCTGTAGAGATTGGAGATAAGATCTATACTCCACAAGAAATTAGTGCCAAGATTCTAAGCAAGCTCAAAGAAGACGCTGAGAGCTATTTGGGTGAGGAGGTCAGCGAAGCGGTGATTACTGTGCCTGCATACTTCAATGATGCTCAAAGAAAGGCGACAAAAGAGGCTGGAACAATTGCTGGGCTTAATGTGCTTAGAATCATCAATGAGCCTACAAGTGCAGCTTTGGCTTATGGGTTGGATAAAAAAGAATCTGAAAAAATCGTGGTTTATGATCTAGGTGGAGGAACATTTGATGTTACAGTGCTAGAAACGGGAGACAATGTTGTTGAGGTTTTGGCTACTGGTGGAGATGCGTTCTTGGGTGGAGATGATTTTGATAATCGAATCATTGATTGGGCAGTTGAGGAGTTTAAATCTGAAGCAGGCATTGACCTTAAATCAGACATTATGGCTTTGCAAAGATTGAAAGATGCAAGTGAAAATGCCAAAAAAGAGCTCAGTAGTGCCAATGAAACAGAGATCAATCTCCCCTTTATTACTGCAGATGCAAGTGGTCCAAAGCACTTTGTCAAAAAGCTCACAAGAGCGAAGTTTGAAAGCTTGATTGATGACTTGATTGAAGAGACGATTGCTAAGATTGACTTTGTCATCAAAGATGCCGGATTGAGCAAAAATGATATCAATGAAGTAGTGATGGTGGGTGGTTCAACGCGTGTTCCAAAAGTGCAAGAAAGAGTTAAAGAGTTTATTGGAAAAGAACTCAACAAATCTGTCAATCCTGATGAGGTTGTTGCAGTAGGTGCTGCGATTCAGGGAGGTGTGCTTAAAGGAGATGTGAAAGATGTTCTCTTACTTGATGTAACGCCTTTGAGTTTGGGGATTGAGACTGCTGGAGGAATCTGTACAAAAATTGTTGAGCGTGGTGTGACAATTCCTACAAAGAAATCTCAAATCTTCTCAACCTATGAAGATAATCAACCCGCAGTTTCTATCAATGTATTGCAAGGAGAGAGAGAACTTGCAAAAGACAATAAGTCTTTGGGAAGATTTGACCTTACAGGTATCCCTGCAGCTCCTCGTGGTGTGCCTCAAATTGAAGTTACATTTGATATTGATGCTAATGGAATCCTTACAGTTAGCGCAAAAGACAAAAATACAGGTAAATCTCAAGAAATCAAGATCAGCGGATCAAGTGGTTTGAGCGATAGTGAGATTGAAAAAATGGTCAAAGATGCAGAGCTTCATAAGGAAGAAGATATGAAGCGTAAGCAAGTGATTGAGCTTAGAAATCAAGCAGATAGTATGGCTCATCAAACTCAAAAAATGCTTGATGAGAATAAGGCTAATGTAGTCAATGCTGATGAGATTCAAAAAGCAATCGATGAGCTTAAGGAAGTGGCAAAGAATGAAAATGCAAGCAAAGAAGAGATTGAAAGCAAGCTTCAAGCTCTAAGCCAAGTAGCTCAAACTTTGGCACAACAAGCACAAGCCAACCCTCAAGGTGGAGCATCACAAAGTAAAAAAGATGATGATGTGATTGATGCTGAAGTAGAATAA
- a CDS encoding c-type cytochrome, with protein MNKNLIFLVCLLGLCVAQAYQVGDTLNDAQGVQYFEQYNKRPTQKWPDKKLSIKDVPKGAEGDLILYGIELLSKTEKTLGPKGKLKITKNEVNCSACHMEDDGNGLPGTKKYVLPFINAINSYPKLDIETMKIISLEDRIRGMGGVDSEHFPNDSREMKAIIAYFKWLKKAYGIKDGVKLEGTYLAKMDFPNRPADPVRGKKLYEENCIACHGVDAMGVKNEDYLQGGGHQYPSLLIWPDGGHMAMLPVLARFLRSSMPYGASADAPILSPQEALDLAAYLNTGFVRMPMMSTENRAGLDKAYMQSPSLKPEYFASPQQQLNPQEYLKAKYGPWKHPNDFPGEE; from the coding sequence ATGAATAAAAATCTAATTTTTTTAGTTTGTTTATTAGGTTTATGTGTCGCTCAAGCTTATCAAGTTGGAGATACTCTTAATGATGCTCAAGGTGTGCAATACTTTGAGCAATACAATAAGCGTCCAACACAAAAATGGCCAGATAAGAAATTAAGCATCAAAGATGTTCCAAAAGGAGCTGAGGGGGATTTGATCTTATATGGAATCGAGCTTTTGAGCAAGACTGAAAAAACACTAGGGCCAAAGGGAAAGCTTAAAATCACCAAAAATGAAGTCAATTGTTCTGCCTGCCATATGGAAGATGATGGGAATGGATTGCCTGGAACGAAAAAGTATGTCCTTCCTTTTATCAACGCGATCAATAGCTATCCAAAGCTAGACATTGAGACGATGAAGATTATTTCTCTAGAGGATAGAATCCGTGGAATGGGCGGAGTGGATTCAGAGCATTTTCCCAATGATTCTAGGGAGATGAAAGCAATCATTGCTTACTTTAAATGGCTTAAAAAAGCTTATGGAATCAAAGATGGAGTTAAGCTTGAGGGGACTTATCTTGCTAAGATGGATTTTCCAAATCGCCCTGCAGATCCTGTGCGTGGAAAGAAACTTTATGAAGAGAATTGTATAGCTTGCCATGGTGTAGATGCGATGGGAGTTAAAAATGAGGATTATTTGCAAGGAGGAGGGCATCAATATCCATCTTTGTTGATATGGCCAGATGGTGGGCATATGGCAATGTTGCCTGTTTTGGCAAGATTTTTGAGATCTTCTATGCCTTATGGGGCGAGTGCTGATGCTCCAATCCTTTCTCCGCAAGAAGCACTTGATTTGGCCGCATATCTCAATACGGGGTTTGTAAGGATGCCAATGATGAGCACTGAAAATCGTGCAGGGTTGGATAAGGCATATATGCAATCTCCATCACTCAAGCCAGAATATTTTGCCTCTCCTCAGCAACAGCTCAACCCTCAAGAATATCTTAAGGCAAAATATGGGCCATGGAAGCACCCCAACGACTTCCCAGGTGAAGAGTAG
- a CDS encoding tRNA dihydrouridine synthase — protein MAKLHFENLLMLAPLAGFTDLPFRSVVKKFGVDLTVSEMISSHALAYQSQKTLKMIEKSPFEDPYSVQLSGSKDEILLKAVQKLNETEGIDVIDFNCGCPAPKVANHGNGSGLLKNLDALVQCLRLIKEHSNKPYTSIKVRLGYDAKIPEDIAHAINDSGADFCVVHGRTRSDGYKKERIDYKSIALMKKIVKCPLIANGEIDSPQKAREVLEITGANGIMIGRAALQKPWIFWQIKNNTDALPSMLKKELVLEHFDLMMQFYGEYGCVMFRKNLHAYAKGEKEASEYRNLVNSIKDPKEMRESIEEFFSSSMIDEIPPIVHLNKKSV, from the coding sequence ATGGCTAAATTACATTTTGAAAATCTTTTAATGCTTGCGCCCCTAGCGGGCTTTACAGATCTCCCCTTCCGTAGCGTTGTCAAAAAATTTGGCGTTGATCTTACAGTAAGTGAAATGATCAGCTCTCACGCACTTGCCTACCAAAGTCAAAAAACACTCAAAATGATTGAAAAATCCCCTTTTGAAGATCCCTATAGCGTCCAGCTCTCAGGTTCTAAAGATGAGATATTGCTCAAAGCAGTTCAAAAACTCAATGAAACTGAGGGAATTGATGTGATTGATTTTAATTGCGGATGTCCTGCACCCAAAGTTGCCAATCACGGCAATGGAAGTGGATTGTTAAAAAATCTTGATGCACTTGTACAATGCTTACGCCTAATCAAAGAGCATAGCAATAAACCCTATACAAGCATCAAGGTGCGACTTGGATATGATGCAAAAATCCCTGAAGATATTGCTCATGCAATCAATGATAGCGGAGCTGATTTTTGCGTCGTGCATGGACGCACGCGCAGTGATGGTTACAAAAAAGAAAGAATTGATTATAAAAGCATTGCACTGATGAAAAAAATCGTGAAATGCCCACTGATTGCAAATGGAGAGATTGATAGCCCACAAAAAGCAAGAGAGGTTTTGGAAATCACAGGTGCCAATGGCATAATGATTGGGCGTGCAGCCTTGCAAAAACCTTGGATTTTCTGGCAAATCAAAAACAATACAGACGCGCTTCCTTCTATGCTAAAAAAAGAATTGGTGTTAGAACACTTTGATTTGATGATGCAATTTTATGGGGAATATGGATGTGTTATGTTTAGAAAAAATCTCCACGCTTATGCAAAGGGTGAGAAAGAAGCGAGCGAATATCGCAATCTTGTCAATTCCATCAAAGATCCAAAAGAAATGCGAGAAAGTATTGAAGAGTTTTTTAGCTCTTCAATGATTGATGAGATCCCCCCTATCGTGCATCTCAACAAGAAAAGTGTCTGA
- the nspC gene encoding carboxynorspermidine decarboxylase — MLTDLYSIPSPCYVLEENKLEHNLKILDQVQQKSGAKILVALKGFAFWQSFGLVSQYLHGSTASGIYEARLGYETLGGREQAKEVCVFSPAYKKEEILELLPIATHIIFNSFHQWQTFKPLIDEHNATHSNQHIQVGLRLNPLYSEVTPEIYNPCAPKSRLGITPQAFQQGIEQYGLDGISGLHFHTHCEQNSDALERTLPHIFKHFSNYLSQMKWINLGGGHHITRKDYDLSLLISLIGMLKERFPNLDDIFLEPGEAVGWQCGYLMGEVIDIIENEGKIAILDVSATAHMPDCLEMPYRPNLSKLSKGILEADQGENNAPFRYRLGGPTCLSGDVIGDYSFHSPLEIGDRIFFEDMIHYTIVKNNTFNGVPLPSLGMIQKNGDFKLLKTFNYHHYKDRNG, encoded by the coding sequence TTGCTTACTGATCTTTATTCCATCCCCTCTCCCTGCTATGTTTTGGAAGAAAATAAATTAGAACACAATCTCAAAATCCTAGATCAAGTCCAACAAAAAAGTGGAGCTAAGATTCTAGTGGCACTCAAAGGATTTGCATTTTGGCAAAGTTTTGGTTTAGTCAGTCAATATCTCCATGGAAGCACAGCAAGTGGGATCTATGAAGCACGCCTTGGTTATGAAACCTTGGGAGGAAGAGAGCAAGCCAAAGAAGTTTGCGTCTTCTCTCCAGCGTATAAAAAAGAGGAGATTTTAGAACTTCTTCCAATCGCAACGCACATTATCTTCAACTCCTTCCACCAATGGCAAACTTTCAAGCCCCTTATTGATGAGCACAATGCAACTCACTCCAATCAACACATTCAAGTAGGACTAAGACTTAATCCCCTTTATAGTGAAGTCACACCAGAGATTTACAACCCATGTGCTCCCAAATCGCGCCTTGGAATCACACCTCAAGCATTCCAACAAGGCATCGAGCAATATGGTTTAGATGGGATTAGCGGACTACATTTTCATACACACTGCGAACAAAACAGTGATGCGCTAGAGCGCACTCTTCCTCATATTTTCAAACATTTCTCAAACTATCTCTCTCAAATGAAATGGATCAACCTTGGAGGGGGGCACCACATCACGCGAAAAGATTATGATTTATCTTTGCTGATTTCATTGATTGGGATGCTTAAAGAACGATTTCCCAATTTAGATGATATTTTTTTAGAGCCTGGAGAAGCTGTAGGCTGGCAATGTGGATATCTAATGGGAGAGGTGATTGATATCATCGAAAATGAAGGGAAAATCGCGATTTTAGATGTTTCAGCAACTGCACATATGCCTGATTGTCTAGAGATGCCCTATCGCCCAAACCTCTCTAAACTCTCAAAAGGAATCCTTGAAGCAGATCAAGGAGAAAATAACGCTCCTTTCAGATATCGTCTTGGGGGACCTACTTGCCTATCTGGAGATGTAATTGGGGATTATAGTTTTCATTCTCCTCTTGAGATTGGGGATCGAATCTTTTTTGAAGATATGATTCACTACACCATTGTCAAAAACAACACTTTCAATGGCGTTCCACTTCCATCATTGGGAATGATCCAAAAAAATGGGGATTTCAAACTTCTCAAAACCTTCAACTATCACCACTACAAGGATCGTAATGGCTAA
- a CDS encoding chemotaxis protein, with protein sequence MNLSNNAHTTSFYTDQELQLFCFSLEQNGDLYAVNVLKVREIIRYKDKITKVSYDKSSIIEGLISIRGIDIPLLDMRKWLYYNPNTPDQDLTPFTTHSKENELTIMICEFSQWKIGIKLYQENRLLQKKWNELKQEIDLSGNLKNGKFIHRTRYFDHQIVQVIDIEKMLFDVFPWITLEEQRTLSHLQTIQSKKVILFADDSPAVLKTVQRLLEHLGLKYYSFHNGEALLDFIQRQTIPIEEIGLIITDLEMPQKSGFDVIRYIKENPLTSHIPVIVNSSMGENSNQEMVFSLQANGFIAKPNPQGIETMIKYYLEKK encoded by the coding sequence ATGAATCTATCAAACAATGCTCATACAACATCTTTTTACACAGATCAAGAACTTCAACTCTTTTGTTTTTCTCTTGAACAAAATGGTGATTTATATGCAGTCAATGTTTTAAAGGTTCGAGAAATCATTAGATACAAAGACAAAATCACAAAAGTCTCCTACGATAAAAGCTCTATCATAGAAGGTCTTATTTCAATTAGGGGGATTGATATCCCTCTTTTGGATATGAGAAAATGGCTATATTACAATCCAAATACCCCCGATCAAGATCTCACACCCTTTACCACTCATTCTAAAGAAAACGAATTGACAATTATGATTTGTGAATTTTCTCAATGGAAAATTGGAATCAAGCTCTATCAAGAAAATCGTCTTTTGCAAAAAAAATGGAATGAGCTCAAACAAGAAATTGATCTGAGTGGAAATTTGAAAAATGGAAAGTTTATTCATAGGACAAGGTATTTTGATCATCAAATCGTCCAAGTTATTGACATTGAGAAAATGCTTTTTGATGTTTTCCCATGGATTACTCTTGAAGAACAAAGAACCCTCTCTCATCTTCAAACAATCCAAAGCAAAAAAGTCATCCTTTTTGCTGATGATAGTCCAGCAGTCCTTAAAACAGTGCAAAGACTCCTTGAACATTTGGGGCTCAAATACTATTCATTTCACAATGGAGAAGCTCTTCTTGACTTTATCCAAAGGCAAACCATCCCAATTGAAGAGATTGGGTTAATTATCACTGATCTTGAAATGCCCCAAAAAAGTGGATTTGATGTGATCCGATATATCAAAGAAAACCCTCTTACATCACACATTCCTGTCATTGTCAATTCCTCTATGGGAGAAAATAGCAATCAAGAAATGGTATTTTCCTTGCAAGCCAATGGCTTTATCGCCAAACCAAACCCACAAGGAATTGAGACGATGATTAAATACTATCTGGAGAAAAAATGA